One window of the Pedobacter ginsengisoli genome contains the following:
- a CDS encoding glycerophosphodiester phosphodiesterase: MKSSIVAITLMALFTKSFDPQPELINKGNSWNKNPVIAHRGAWKKNNLPENSIASLKEAIRLGCYGSEFDVHMTLDSVLVINHDADFYGLHIAQVTYKELLTKKHPNGENIPTLEEYLKEGIKQKKMKLILEIKPSKNDPERDQKLTDRAVAMVKKLKAKEWVDYISFSYDVLKRILVLDPKANVAYLNGDASLEKLKADGFYGADYHYSVYQKGEWFAKAKELNLTINAWTVNSAEDMKWLLKNKVEFITTNEPELAFETIRAVQSGN; encoded by the coding sequence ATGAAATCATCAATTGTAGCGATTACCCTTATGGCTTTATTTACAAAAAGTTTTGACCCTCAGCCCGAGCTGATTAATAAGGGAAATTCATGGAATAAGAATCCTGTTATTGCCCATCGAGGAGCCTGGAAAAAGAATAATTTACCAGAAAATTCTATTGCTTCTCTTAAGGAGGCGATAAGATTAGGTTGTTACGGATCTGAATTTGATGTTCATATGACTTTGGATAGTGTTTTGGTTATTAACCATGATGCAGACTTTTATGGCCTTCATATAGCTCAGGTTACTTATAAGGAACTTTTGACGAAGAAGCATCCAAATGGTGAGAATATCCCTACGTTGGAGGAATATCTGAAAGAAGGAATAAAACAGAAAAAGATGAAGCTTATTCTGGAAATAAAACCGTCGAAAAATGATCCTGAAAGAGATCAAAAATTGACGGATCGCGCTGTAGCAATGGTTAAGAAATTGAAAGCGAAAGAATGGGTTGATTACATTAGTTTTAGCTACGATGTTCTTAAACGAATTTTGGTATTGGATCCTAAGGCTAATGTGGCTTATTTAAACGGAGATGCATCTTTAGAGAAGCTTAAAGCAGATGGGTTTTACGGAGCAGATTACCACTATAGTGTTTATCAGAAAGGGGAGTGGTTTGCTAAAGCGAAAGAATTAAATTTAACCATTAATGCGTGGACGGTTAATAGTGCAGAGGATATGAAATGGCTGTTAAAGAATAAGGTGGAGTTTATTACTACGAATGAACCTGAATTAGCTTTTGAGACAATCAGGGCTGTGCAAAGCGGAAATTAA
- a CDS encoding cold-shock protein: MQEGTVKFFNVTKGFGFIIPANGDSEIFVHSTGLIDEIRENDKVEYDVESGKKGLNAINVKVI, translated from the coding sequence ATGCAAGAAGGAACAGTAAAATTTTTTAATGTAACTAAAGGTTTCGGATTCATCATCCCAGCAAACGGAGATAGCGAAATCTTTGTACATTCAACAGGCCTTATCGATGAAATTCGTGAAAACGACAAAGTTGAATACGATGTTGAAAGCGGTAAAAAAGGGTTGAATGCGATTAATGTTAAAGTAATCTAG
- a CDS encoding DUF4175 family protein, translated as MNNNYAILIAKVNEFTQKFYLNKLLRGCIYALALLLLGYLFLFLFVYFINPGVGTKTVLFFSFLAFSVAVISFLMVKPALSYFKLSKNLSIEEAAALIGNHFFNVKDKLLNTLQLQALANQHPGNNQLILAGIDQKIMELRPIPFASAINLKDNKKYVKYFLIPLSVILLIGIIAPAILKEGTRSLVQYNKEILPKAPFEFVVLNKTLIVQQGDNLTVNVKLRGNELPQEVYVSDGINTYKLEKQDKSRFSYIFKNLQKNKNIQFLAGGFNSHSHTIEVKPRPSVVNIIAKLQYPSYLNKKEETLLNAGDLFLPEGTQVTWVLKTENSNAINFIIQGKQHPLTSANNSFNFTKKLQENTEYQIVPKNSFINSKDSISHQIDVIKDEFPGISIVETPDSVSSKALYFSGNISDDHGFSALKFQYNIKENGVLKSTVTKSISIKKNQQEDTFFFLWNLNEAPLKPGQALEYYFEIADNDAVNGAKKTKSAIKILDVPTQQQVAEKLNQGSAELKQKMEKTIKLASEVEKESKKLGETLLDKRQLSFDDKKQIEQLLDKQQQLEKAVEEIKSLNEKNTIQKEENNALKDELIEKQKKIDDLFNNVLNEKTKELLQKLQSLMDENNKDQTQNELSKMQMDNKSLKNELDRILELYKQLEFEQNLRNNTDRLNDLAKVQKDLSEKSAKNDASSDKLKEEQKELSSEFDDIKKDLEKLEEKNQQMERPNPFKNPEKETSEIKQNQKDSENKLGQNNKKDASKSQQKAAEQMEKVAKQMEQMQQESAEMESNLNITELRQLLKNLLNTSFDQEKVMLNLKGMNSNDPLYTQNVQKQRSIKDNMKTIADSLFSLSKRVPQIETAVNEEMQKVNFNIDKSLENLGERNTAMANRNQQYTMTSINNLTLMLNEALDQVQNMKKNAKGGGKGKKGSMQQLQQMQKQLNNSMQKAREELQKGGNKGTVPKGQMSQEFAKMAQQQQMIREALQKINQEQNKDGKNGLGNLNQMIEDMKATESELVNKKIEQETLNRQKSILTKLLDAENAQREQDQDSKREAKAAKDFPPSYKQMLEKFKKNQQSETEWLQKLPPDLNFFYKKKITEYFKLLNLPQ; from the coding sequence ATGAATAATAATTACGCCATTTTAATAGCTAAAGTTAATGAGTTTACGCAAAAGTTTTATCTCAATAAGCTTCTGCGTGGCTGTATCTATGCCCTGGCTTTGCTGCTTTTGGGCTATCTTTTCCTATTTCTGTTTGTCTATTTTATAAACCCTGGAGTAGGAACCAAAACTGTTCTTTTTTTCTCATTTTTAGCATTTTCTGTAGCTGTAATATCGTTTTTAATGGTAAAGCCAGCTCTATCATACTTCAAACTAAGCAAGAATTTAAGCATAGAGGAAGCCGCCGCATTAATTGGCAATCATTTTTTTAACGTAAAAGATAAGTTACTAAATACCCTTCAACTCCAAGCCCTTGCCAATCAACACCCGGGCAACAATCAATTAATTTTAGCCGGAATCGATCAGAAAATAATGGAATTGAGACCCATTCCATTTGCCAGCGCCATAAACCTCAAAGACAACAAAAAGTATGTTAAATACTTTCTTATACCATTATCCGTTATCCTGCTTATTGGCATTATTGCGCCAGCAATATTAAAAGAAGGAACACGCAGTTTAGTTCAGTACAATAAAGAAATTCTGCCTAAAGCTCCGTTTGAATTCGTTGTTCTTAATAAAACTCTAATCGTTCAGCAGGGCGATAATTTAACTGTTAACGTTAAACTGAGAGGTAACGAACTTCCACAGGAAGTATATGTATCAGACGGAATAAATACCTATAAATTAGAAAAGCAAGACAAAAGCAGGTTTTCTTATATATTCAAAAACCTGCAAAAAAATAAAAATATTCAGTTCCTTGCAGGCGGATTTAATTCTCATTCTCATACAATTGAAGTCAAGCCCCGCCCTTCGGTAGTAAATATCATTGCTAAACTCCAATACCCGTCCTATCTCAACAAAAAAGAAGAAACCCTTCTCAATGCAGGAGATCTATTCCTGCCCGAGGGAACCCAGGTAACGTGGGTCCTAAAAACAGAGAACAGTAACGCTATTAACTTTATCATCCAGGGCAAGCAACATCCTTTAACCTCTGCTAACAATAGCTTTAATTTCACCAAAAAACTGCAAGAAAATACCGAATATCAAATCGTCCCTAAAAACAGCTTTATAAATAGTAAAGATTCAATTTCTCATCAAATAGATGTTATAAAGGATGAATTCCCTGGCATTTCTATAGTCGAAACACCAGATTCTGTGAGCAGTAAAGCTTTATATTTCTCAGGAAATATATCTGACGATCACGGTTTCAGTGCACTCAAGTTTCAATACAATATTAAAGAAAACGGAGTATTAAAAAGTACAGTCACAAAATCTATTTCTATAAAGAAAAACCAGCAAGAAGACACTTTCTTCTTTCTTTGGAATTTAAATGAAGCCCCTTTAAAACCCGGGCAGGCACTTGAGTATTACTTTGAAATAGCAGACAATGATGCGGTAAATGGGGCAAAAAAGACGAAATCTGCAATAAAAATTCTAGACGTGCCTACACAGCAGCAGGTTGCAGAAAAATTAAACCAGGGCAGTGCCGAGCTTAAGCAGAAAATGGAAAAAACAATTAAGCTGGCATCCGAGGTTGAAAAAGAAAGCAAAAAGCTTGGTGAAACCCTACTTGATAAAAGACAGCTCTCATTTGACGATAAAAAACAAATAGAACAACTTCTCGATAAACAGCAACAACTTGAAAAAGCAGTAGAGGAAATCAAATCCCTGAACGAAAAGAATACAATCCAAAAAGAAGAAAATAATGCCCTAAAGGACGAATTAATAGAGAAGCAAAAGAAAATCGATGACTTGTTCAACAATGTTCTTAATGAAAAAACCAAAGAACTTCTCCAAAAACTTCAAAGCCTTATGGATGAAAACAATAAGGATCAGACACAAAACGAATTGTCTAAAATGCAAATGGATAATAAATCGTTGAAGAATGAACTTGACAGAATATTAGAGCTCTACAAACAACTAGAGTTCGAACAGAACCTGAGAAATAATACCGACAGGCTAAACGATCTTGCCAAAGTACAAAAGGACTTGTCAGAAAAAAGTGCAAAAAATGACGCTTCATCAGATAAGTTGAAAGAGGAACAAAAAGAGCTGTCATCCGAGTTCGATGATATTAAAAAGGACTTAGAGAAACTTGAAGAAAAAAATCAACAAATGGAACGTCCAAATCCATTTAAGAACCCAGAAAAAGAAACATCTGAGATTAAGCAAAACCAAAAAGACAGCGAAAACAAATTAGGTCAGAACAACAAAAAAGATGCATCTAAGAGTCAGCAAAAAGCCGCTGAACAAATGGAAAAAGTCGCTAAACAGATGGAACAAATGCAGCAGGAATCTGCAGAAATGGAAAGCAATTTAAACATTACCGAACTTCGTCAATTGCTTAAAAACTTACTAAATACCTCTTTCGATCAGGAAAAAGTAATGTTGAACCTAAAAGGAATGAACAGCAATGATCCTCTTTATACCCAAAACGTGCAGAAACAGCGCAGCATTAAAGACAACATGAAAACCATTGCGGATAGTTTATTCTCCTTAAGCAAGAGAGTGCCACAAATTGAAACAGCGGTTAATGAGGAGATGCAAAAGGTAAACTTCAACATCGATAAAAGCTTGGAAAACCTTGGAGAAAGAAATACTGCGATGGCCAACAGAAACCAGCAATATACCATGACTTCAATCAACAATCTTACATTGATGTTAAATGAAGCCCTCGATCAGGTCCAAAACATGAAAAAAAATGCAAAAGGAGGGGGTAAAGGAAAAAAAGGCAGCATGCAGCAACTCCAGCAGATGCAAAAACAGCTCAATAACAGCATGCAAAAGGCCCGTGAAGAACTTCAAAAGGGCGGAAACAAAGGTACCGTGCCAAAAGGACAAATGAGTCAAGAGTTTGCAAAAATGGCTCAGCAACAGCAAATGATCAGGGAAGCACTTCAGAAAATAAATCAAGAACAAAATAAAGATGGAAAAAATGGCCTTGGAAACCTTAATCAGATGATAGAAGACATGAAGGCCACTGAAAGTGAATTAGTAAACAAAAAAATAGAACAGGAAACACTTAACCGTCAAAAAAGCATTCTTACAAAATTACTTGATGCAGAGAATGCACAGCGCGAGCAAGATCAAGATTCCAAAAGAGAAGCCAAAGCAGCTAAAGATTTCCCTCCTTCTTACAAACAAATGCTTGAAAAATTCAAAAAAAATCAGCAATCTGAAACAGAATGGCTACAAAAATTGCCCCCAGATTTAAACTTCTTCTACAAAAAGAAAATAACTGAATATTTTAAATTGCTAAATTTGCCTCAATAA
- the ybeY gene encoding rRNA maturation RNase YbeY, giving the protein MSKATINFFNEDTNYTLKKKTIIKNWLKSAIASEDYQLKELNFILCSDEYLLRINQDYLNHDTYTDVITFDNSEEIKTIVGDIFISIDRIKENAATFKFTTDQELCRVMIHGALHLLGYKDKTKPAKTLMTAREDHYLALLSKVQNKPF; this is encoded by the coding sequence ATGAGCAAAGCAACCATTAATTTTTTTAATGAAGACACCAATTATACCCTTAAAAAAAAGACAATTATTAAGAATTGGCTCAAATCTGCTATTGCCTCAGAAGATTATCAGCTAAAGGAATTAAATTTTATTCTTTGCTCAGACGAATATTTACTGCGTATAAACCAGGATTACCTTAATCATGACACTTATACCGACGTGATCACTTTTGACAACTCAGAGGAGATCAAAACAATTGTAGGAGATATATTTATCAGTATTGACAGAATAAAGGAAAATGCGGCAACATTTAAATTCACCACAGATCAGGAATTATGCAGAGTAATGATTCACGGAGCCCTTCATCTTTTAGGATATAAAGACAAAACTAAACCAGCAAAAACATTAATGACGGCCCGGGAGGATCATTATCTTGCCCTTTTATCTAAAGTTCAAAATAAGCCATTTTAA